The Raphanus sativus cultivar WK10039 chromosome 6, ASM80110v3, whole genome shotgun sequence sequence taatatttttttaaacagtaCTAAGATCATGAACGAAAAACGAACACCACTAGATCCATTTACAATCGGGAGCCACTTAGAGGAATACACAAATAAGGTAACATGTGTTTTTAGCAAAACCGTCTCAAACAAGTAAAAACACCAAAGCTTTCATGTAGTTATATCACCCACTCTCTATTAGCTTTCTTTCTCACTTTTAGTCTCagttcctcctcttcttctttttctcttctttatcTGCCGAGTTCTTCAGCTGTATAACAGAAGGACTCATCAATGTTAAGATCTATTAACCGATAAAGCACAATAACTTAATATCAGATAGAAAATGAACTTTTACCATTATGATTAGGATACGAACAAACACAGCTACAAAATCGGTGAAAAGGGTCAAGGAATGTTTCACGTAGTCCATGTCACCGAGGTGGGCCTTCTCTATAATATCTTGAGTGTCCACCACCATGTATCCCACAAAGATCAAGAGTCCAAAGTAGAGCTGCACCACCAGATCCATAACAGTATATGAGGaaaccaaaagcaaaaaaaaaactacaaaaaagAATAAGAGGAGACGTTTGTTGTATGTACCTCGAACTTAAAGATAGATGCAGAGCCACCGAAGATGGAAGAGGCGAACTGAAGCCACATAAGCATGGACAAGCCAGATGAAAGGAGTCCTCCGAGGTAGAGATACTCTCTGCGTCTTGCCAGCATCGCTGCTCCTGAGAAACAGATAAAGGCTATCGCAGTTCCCACAAACGCAGTGATAAGGATGCtgaattaaccaaaccaaagaAAGGTAATAACTGTCAGCTCTAAGAAAAGTCCAACAAAagttacaattaaaaaaacagtAAATCACCTTGGGTCAAAATCAACTGCCACTTTGATCAAGGGACCAACTGAAGCACCTTCAAGAACGGCAGAGATAAAGAGAAGTGAAAGCCTCTTTTGCTGCaccaaaagaaaacaacaacGTCTCAGCAAAAGGCTACAACAAGAAAGCACGCAGCCTTAGAAAAAAGTGAATTTAAGGTCACATACTTGTTGATAAGGAGGACAAGAGAGCAGCCAAATCATGCTTCCAACGCATCCAATGGTAGTGAGAATACCACCGATGTTCCAGAGGACGTGGAGGTAAGCCCCAAACGCAGACGCAACCAGAGCACAACACAGAGTAAGATAAACCTACAAACTCACACAAGAAGCATAAGATCCCAAATCAATTCAACGCATATAGTATAAGCACAAAGAAAATTCGCTTTACAAGAAATTAGGAAGACGATCTTGACCACTACACGACGAAATTAGAAACCCTAGAAACTTGTAGGAAGTACAATCACAGCGATTAGAACCAAATCGAGATGCGATCGAGACAACCAGACCGATTAACACCAAGTAAACGAAACGAGTCTCGATGAATCGTATAACTGTGGTCTCTAAATCAGAACCGACGGTTTGATCGAGGAAGAAGGAAAGTTTACCCGCTTAAGATGGTTCTGGACAGCCGGGGAAATCTGACGGAGGTTCTTGAGAGAATCATAGCTCCAGCTTCTGCTACCAGGTTGTGAATCGAAGAAGGACGAGAATGAAtccatgacttttttttttttgttttcttttgctttCAGATGATTAAAATTGACTAGACGATTAAAATGTCGGTAAAGAAAAAGTCTTGGGTAATTATAAGGGAGATTGGAGAATGTTTGACGATAATGCCCTTGCTGCTTTCGTGTTAATTACCTTTTCGGGGACTTGAAACACCCGGAAGGGTAGTTCCGGAAACTTCTCGAAACTTGGAGGAGGTCCTCGCATTGAATTGAATCTTTTCCGCCAAACAAATCAAGGACATCTCGATCGTCAATAGACCAATCAATACTAACCACGTGGAATTTTGAGCAATGGTTTCGTGCCACGTCTGAGAGTTTTCAAGCTTACGAATCATTTTCTGTTTTGAGTGATGGATGATATTTTCTCGAGATGACTATCTCGTaaatctctttctttacttcaACAGAATAGTTATaactaaattttcaaaaatattatgtatatagCTTGACAGTCCAGTTTAGAAGATTGTAAATTGGAATGGTGCAAAAAGGATATCCAagtataaaaatcataaaaagattCAGTATCATACATGTGAAACTACATGCAAAAATGGTAGAATGGTGTGTTGCAAATtatcaatataataatttttatatttatgatataatatttaattaatgtttaaaataatagttCAACAAAAAACATGACATtctgcaaaaaattaaaattttaagttattctaaaaatttgtataataatattcTGAGTTTTGGTAAGTGTGGTTTCTGGGCTGAAGGCTTGGATtctatttcatattttatgacGTCCATTGATAATCTCGTTTTCACCAGAACACAAAAACGTCACGTAGTTACagtaaacaataaacaaaaccaaaacgaCATGCATTCGAAGCGATCAACGATAACATCTCTTTCACTTCTTTTGGAGCTCATTTCAAACCACACATTCAAACTAACTGTTAAAAGCAGAGCAGATTGCccttctttcaaaaaaaaaaaaagcagagcAGAAGGGAGACAGTGTGTCTGAGCAAGCAACAAATGTCCACACATCAATGGCGTTATTCTCGCCGCCTATCTCTTCTCCActtcaaaaccctaatctcaCTCCCAAGATCTCACTCTCCCTCCTCTCCACCAAGCGCTTCTCTCTCGTCTCACTCACTCGAGCCTCCTCCTCCGACAACGGTACGTCAACACCCACAGTCTCTGCAACCACCGTGGAGGTTCCGAAGCCTACGTCTCCCACAGCAGAGGAGACTCCGGTTAAATCTCCGACGGAAAGCTCCTCCGACGATACTGATTTGACAGCCACCACGACGACTGAGATCAAGTTTCAGGATGCGAAGTGGATTAATGGAAGATGGGATCTGAAACAGTTCGAGAAAGAAGGCAAAACCGATTGGGATTCTGTAATCGTTTCTGGTTAAGATCCCTTTAAACTTGGACAATGCTCTGTTACTACAAAGCTCGTTGGTTTGGTTTTTGTAATAAGTTATAAGATTGTTGTGTAATGTGTAGAGGCAAAGAGGAGAAAGTGGCTTGAAGACAGCCCGGAGACAAGTACTAACGACGAGCCTGTTCTCTTCGATACCTCGATTATTCCATGGTGGGCATGGATGAAGAGATATCACCTACCAGAAGCTGAACTCCTCAATTAGGGATGTTAATGCGGGTAAAATAACCCAGCCCAGCCCAACTCACAAATAACCCAACCCAATTTATACCCAACTCTTGAAAATCCAGAAACATCAAGGTTAAAATTTAGCCCATAAAAATAATCCAAATGTGTATAGGTTTACCAATGGGTACCCAAATTACtactttatttgttttaaaaagatcatgtaaaatattaatatcattaatGTGAGatattttccgattttggcgggaaaattcgGTTTTCtagttttggtgggaaaactcggtttttcggttttggcagaaaactcgggttttggcggaaaactcggttttctggttttggcgagaaaactcggttttcgggttttggcggaaaaacttggttttccggttttggcgagaaaacttgGTTCTCCGGTTTTGGCCAGAAAAGTTTCGGCCGGAAAAACCCGGATTtctgattttggcgggaaactccgggtttctggttttggcgggaactcgtttttccggttttggccggaaaacccggatttcgggttttggcgggaaaatccatatttctgattttggcgggaaaatctggtttccggttttggcgggaaaccccggttttctgattttggcgggaaaccccgGTTTTCGGAATTTTTGcgccggttttggcgggaaaatccggtttccggttttggcggaaaaacttgGTTTTCGGGTTTCGGCAGAAAAATCCGGGTTTTcgattttgaagaaaaaacatgattttttagttttggcgggaaaacttggttttccgtttttggcaggaaaacttggttttccgtttttggcgggaaaattcgGTTTTCgagttttggcgagaaaactcgattttccgattttggttgaaaaacatgtgttttaatttgtcggaaacttttcttttgtttttgacaGAAAAAAGtttttgcaaatttttttatttaattaaaatagtgGAAAATATAATCCCTTTTGAAAAACATGTGTTTTAATTACCCTTTTGTTTTACCCACTATGAAtatggattttaaaatttatacccATGATTGATCCAATTAATTTTGGATGGCTAAAAACCCAACCCAATATTAGTGGGTTTGGG is a genomic window containing:
- the LOC108806394 gene encoding bax inhibitor 1 yields the protein MDSFSSFFDSQPGSRSWSYDSLKNLRQISPAVQNHLKRVYLTLCCALVASAFGAYLHVLWNIGGILTTIGCVGSMIWLLSCPPYQQQKRLSLLFISAVLEGASVGPLIKVAVDFDPSILITAFVGTAIAFICFSGAAMLARRREYLYLGGLLSSGLSMLMWLQFASSIFGGSASIFKFELYFGLLIFVGYMVVDTQDIIEKAHLGDMDYVKHSLTLFTDFVAVFVRILIIMLKNSADKEEKKKKRRN
- the LOC108809503 gene encoding light-harvesting complex-like protein 3 isotype 2, chloroplastic, with amino-acid sequence MALFSPPISSPLQNPNLTPKISLSLLSTKRFSLVSLTRASSSDNGTSTPTVSATTVEVPKPTSPTAEETPVKSPTESSSDDTDLTATTTTEIKFQDAKWINGRWDLKQFEKEGKTDWDSVIVSEAKRRKWLEDSPETSTNDEPVLFDTSIIPWWAWMKRYHLPEAELLNGRAAMIGFFMAYFVDSLTGVGLVDQMGNFFCKTLLFVAVAGVLFIRKNEDLDKLKGLFEETTLYDKQWQAAWKEPESSSSSTVSSKK